The following DNA comes from Gottschalkia purinilytica.
CTTTTCTGTAAAATTCATATAATAAAGATTAATATAAGATAATAATATTAATAGCTTAGCTAATGTTAAGCTATTTTTCTTACAAATATATAAACCACTTAAAGTTTATAAAATGACAAGTTTGAGGAGGTATTTTTTTGAAGGATAATTCAGTAACATTAAGCCCTAAGTTAGTTCTTTTAATGGCTATAACATGTGGTATTTCTGTAGCAAATATATATTACAATCAACCTTTATTAGGAGATTTGGCAAGATACTTCAATGTATCTACTAAAAGTATTGGTTTAGTTTCTACATTCACGCAAGTAGGATATGGCTTAGGCATGTTAGCCATAGTTCCTTTAGGCGATATTAAAGAACGTAAATCCTTAATAATAAAAATGCTTGCATTTTCAGTTTTTTCTCTAATTCTATTAGGAACATCTATGAATTTTTATTGGTTGTTATTGGCAAGTTTTTTGGTAGGATTTTCATCAATCATAACACAATTGATAGTTCCATTTGCAGCAGAATTAGCTTCTCCTAATCAAAGAGGTAGTATAATAGGAAAGGTTTTAAGTGGTCTTTTAATAGGTATACTTCTTGCTAGAACAGTAAGTGGTTTTATAGGGTCAATATTTGGATGGAGATCTATATTCTTTATAGGAGCTTTTTTAATAGTTTCTTTAAGCTATGCTTTAATAAAATTATTACCGTCTAGTTTACCAAAATCTAACGAGTCATACATACAAACCATGTTATCTCTTGTAGATTTATTTAAGTCTAATTCTGTTATAAAAGCTTCTTCTATTACTGGAGCAATGATGTTTGGAGCTTTTAACGTATTCTGGACTACT
Coding sequences within:
- a CDS encoding MFS transporter — its product is MKDNSVTLSPKLVLLMAITCGISVANIYYNQPLLGDLARYFNVSTKSIGLVSTFTQVGYGLGMLAIVPLGDIKERKSLIIKMLAFSVFSLILLGTSMNFYWLLLASFLVGFSSIITQLIVPFAAELASPNQRGSIIGKVLSGLLIGILLARTVSGFIGSIFGWRSIFFIGAFLIVSLSYALIKLLPSSLPKSNESYIQTMLSLVDLFKSNSVIKASSITGAMMFGAFNVFWTTLIFFLESPTYGLGAKEAGIFGLLGVAGVFAAPLIGKLSDKKTPRFVVGLSILMSLISYIIFYIFGKNIIGLIVGVIFIDLGTQSGQVSNQTRIHNISSEARSRYNTIFMFTYFLGGSIGSFLGTYSWNIWKWKGVCISGLILMVIATITHFTIGRKE